The following nucleotide sequence is from Gemmatimonadota bacterium.
GACGAGCCGAGGCATCACTGCTTCGCCCGCGCGGCGTCGAGGTCGAAGGCCACGGTGTCGGCGCGCGTCGCGGCGTCCGGCTCGCGAGCACAACCGATGGCGAGGACGGCGGCGAGCGCCAACCAACGGACGCGTGCGAATCGCGCCACGAAGCGAGGGCTGCAGGTGGGGAGCACGGGACCTGGCCGGGATGACGAGGACGGATCCGCAGCGGACCCGTCCCACCAAAGTGGTGCGCCCGGCGCGCGGCCCGCTACTCCGCCCGCAGCACGCGCACCGGATCCGCGCGCGTCGCCGCCCACGCCGGCCATGCACTCGCGCCGAGCGTCGCCGCCGCCAACGCCGCCGCGACCACCACGTACGCCATCGGCGCGGCCGGCGACACCTCGAACAGGTACTCGCGCAGCGCCCACGCCGTCCCGAACGCCGCCGGCACGCCGAGCACGATCCCGAGCACCACGCCGCGCATCGCATCGCCCACGAGGAGCCGCGCCACGCTGCGCGGGGAACCGCCCACCGCCATGCGGATCCCCACCTCGCGCAGCCGGCGGGCCGCCGTGCGCGCGCTCACGCCGTAGAGCCCCACCGCGGCGAGCAGGGCCGCGAGTGCGCCGAAGGCCGTGAACAGGATCGTCCGGTAGCGCTGTGCGCCGTACGACCGTTCGATCGCCTCCGGGACGCGCGTGACCGAGCGCAGCACCATCTGGCCGTCGAGTTCCCGCAGGATCGCCCGCACCGTGGCCGCCGCGAGCGCGGCATCCTCGCCGCGCACGAGGAAGGTGGGTGCCGAGTTGGGATGCTGGTCATACGGGATGTAGATCCCCGCGCCGTCGGCGACGGCGAGCGATCGACCGCGCACGTCCGCGGCGACGCCGACCACGCGACGCCACACCCCTTGGTGCCGCACGCGCTGCCCGATGGGCTGATGGGTCCCGAAGTCCCGACGCACCATCGCCTCGCTCACGATCGCGACCGGCTCGCCCCCGAACACGTCGCCCGGCTCGAACGCGCGCCCGGCGACGATGCGGACGCCCATCGTCTCGAAGTAGTCCGTGGCCACGGACTGTTGCACGGTATGCTGTGGCGTGCGTTCGCCCGCGATCGTCGGATCGAGCGTGACGGGGGAGCTGCTGCTGTTCCCCGAGTACGGGGGCGCACTGCTCACGGTGACGCGACTCACCCCGGGGAGTGCGGCGATGCGACGCCGCGCGCCCTCGGTGAGCGCCCGCACCCGGTCGTCCTCGTACTGCCAGGGCATCGTCACGCGGAGCGCGGTGAGACGGTCCGCCTGGAATCCGGGATCGACGGCGGTGAGTCGATAGAGGCTCTGCCCGAGCAGCACGCTCATCACGAGGAGGACCATCGACATCGCGATCTGCGCGGTGAGCAGCCCGCGATGGAGGAACGCGGCTCCGCGCGCGGTCTGCCCCCCGCCGCTGCGCACCGCGGCCGCGGGGCCGCTCCGGCCGACGAGCCACGCCGGCACGACGCCGAACACCAACCCCGTCACGAGCGCAGTGAGCAGCGCGAAGCCGAGCACGCGCGCGTCGATCCGCACGGCATCGAGTCCCGGCAGCCGGTCCGGCGCGATCGCCAGCAGGCCGCGCAGCATCACCGCCGAGAGCACGGCGCCGAGCGCCGAGGCGACGAGGGCGAGCAGCAGGCTCTCGCCGAGGAGCTGGCGGACGAGTCGTCCCTGCCCCGCGCCGAGCGCCACGCGCACGGTGATCTCGTTGCGACGCGCGCTCACCTCGCCGAGCTGCAGGAGGGCGACGTTCACGCACGCGATCAACAGCAGGAGTCCCGCGGCGGCGAGCAGCAGGAGCACCGGGCCGCTCGCGCTGCGTCCCTGATCCTCCTGCCACATCGCCACGCGCGCCACGAGCGTGCTGTCGCCCGTCACCTCGCGCAGCGCGGGCGTCGCCTGCTGCGAGGCGCCCACGAACGTCGCGCCGGCGCCGAGCCGGGCGATCGCCCGGTAGTTCCGGTTGCGCCGCTCGGCGAGGTCGGACGAGTCCTGCAGCGCGGGCACCCAGACGTGCGGCGGCTCGGCGGTGCGATCGAGCCGGAAGCCGGCGGGCATCACGCCGATGATCGTGTGCGGCGCGCCGCCGAGCACGATGCGGCGCCCGAGCATCGCGGGATCGCCGCCGTAGCGGCCGCGCCAGGCCTCCCAGCTCAGGATGCCGACGTCGGCGCCGCCGAGCGCGTCCTCGCCCTCGGTGAACGTCCGCCCCAGCGCCGGCGTGACGCGCAGCGTCTCGAAGACCGATTGGGTCACGACGCCCACCGGCACGGGCTCGGTGCCGTCCTCGGTGGTGAGCGTCGAGGCGCCCATGTTCCAGAGGCCGATCGACGCGAAGCCACTGGTCGCGTCGCGCATCGCGTGGTATTCCCCGGTGCCGACCGGCGTGGCCTCGGCGAGGAAGCCGAGCACCGGATCGTTCGCGAGGGCGGGCTGGCCGATCCAGACCGCGGCGAGGCGATCCGGTTCGTGGAAGGGGAGCGGCCGCAGCAGGACGCCGTCCACCACGCTGAAGATCGCCGTCGTCGCGCCGATGCCGAGCGCGAGCACCGCGATGATGAGCAGCGAGGCCGCGCGCCGGCGCGCGACCATCCGCCAGGCGAAGCGCGCGTCCTGGATCGCTTCCGTGATGAAGCGGAGGCGGCGCGCGGTCCCTTCGCTGGCGCGGCCGATGCGCGTGAGTTCGGCGCGCACCCCACCCATGTCGCCGAAGGCCGCGAGGGCCTGCTCGCGCGCCTCGGCGGGGTTCACCCCGCGCGCAACGAGATCGCGTTCGCGCATCGCGAGGTGGAACGCCAGCTCGGCGTCCACCTGCTCGTCCACGGCCTTGGGGAGGATCTCCCGCTCGATGTCGCCCTCGCGCGGCTCCTTCATGGCACCGCCTCGAGCACGAGGGTGACCGACGCGGCGAAGGCGCGCCAGTCCGCGGCCTCCTTGCGCAGCTCGCGTCGTCCCGCGGCGGTGAGCTGGTAGAACTTCGCCGACCGCCCGAGCTCGGAGATGCGCCAATCGCTCGAGATGAGCTTCCGCTGCTCCATGCGATGGAGGGCCGGGTAGAGCGTCCCCTCCTCGGCGCGGAATCCCTCGTTGGAGCGCTCCTCCAGCCATCGCGCGATGGCGTAGCCGTGGCGGGGGCCCCAGGCGAGGGTGGAGAGGATGAGGAGCTCGATCGTCCCGCGGAGGCGGTCGTGTCGTGGCATGGAGGGGCCCTTTACATAGGTTTCTAGGTATCCGGATGATGGTAGGACATCGGGCCGGGCGGAAGGGTTTCGTGGCGGGACTTGGCGTTCCGATGGGCCAGCTTCGGAGCGGCCGCTTTCTCTATAGCGGTGACGTCCGACACCGCGCCGCCAAGAGGCCGCTGGCCGCGCGCAGGTCGACATCCGCCAGCAGCAGACCGGCGACCCCGTAGGGTTGCCAGCACTGCAGGGACCCATCCGGTCGCGCGATCGCTGACGTCGTCGGGGCGCCGTCGCTCGCGTAGTTGACCGACGCGAAGTAGCACGTGTTCTCGGCGGCCCGACAGAGGATCGCCTTCTCGTGGAACGAG
It contains:
- a CDS encoding PadR family transcriptional regulator; this translates as MPRHDRLRGTIELLILSTLAWGPRHGYAIARWLEERSNEGFRAEEGTLYPALHRMEQRKLISSDWRISELGRSAKFYQLTAAGRRELRKEAADWRAFAASVTLVLEAVP
- a CDS encoding ABC transporter permease produces the protein MKEPREGDIEREILPKAVDEQVDAELAFHLAMRERDLVARGVNPAEAREQALAAFGDMGGVRAELTRIGRASEGTARRLRFITEAIQDARFAWRMVARRRAASLLIIAVLALGIGATTAIFSVVDGVLLRPLPFHEPDRLAAVWIGQPALANDPVLGFLAEATPVGTGEYHAMRDATSGFASIGLWNMGASTLTTEDGTEPVPVGVVTQSVFETLRVTPALGRTFTEGEDALGGADVGILSWEAWRGRYGGDPAMLGRRIVLGGAPHTIIGVMPAGFRLDRTAEPPHVWVPALQDSSDLAERRNRNYRAIARLGAGATFVGASQQATPALREVTGDSTLVARVAMWQEDQGRSASGPVLLLLAAAGLLLLIACVNVALLQLGEVSARRNEITVRVALGAGQGRLVRQLLGESLLLALVASALGAVLSAVMLRGLLAIAPDRLPGLDAVRIDARVLGFALLTALVTGLVFGVVPAWLVGRSGPAAAVRSGGGQTARGAAFLHRGLLTAQIAMSMVLLVMSVLLGQSLYRLTAVDPGFQADRLTALRVTMPWQYEDDRVRALTEGARRRIAALPGVSRVTVSSAPPYSGNSSSSPVTLDPTIAGERTPQHTVQQSVATDYFETMGVRIVAGRAFEPGDVFGGEPVAIVSEAMVRRDFGTHQPIGQRVRHQGVWRRVVGVAADVRGRSLAVADGAGIYIPYDQHPNSAPTFLVRGEDAALAAATVRAILRELDGQMVLRSVTRVPEAIERSYGAQRYRTILFTAFGALAALLAAVGLYGVSARTAARRLREVGIRMAVGGSPRSVARLLVGDAMRGVVLGIVLGVPAAFGTAWALREYLFEVSPAAPMAYVVVAAALAAATLGASAWPAWAATRADPVRVLRAE